One Capsicum annuum cultivar UCD-10X-F1 chromosome 2, UCD10Xv1.1, whole genome shotgun sequence genomic window carries:
- the LOC124896049 gene encoding uncharacterized protein LOC124896049: protein MARILPKFAPHIGCQTVNDIEDRIKTMLSKSQYKMFCTKSIFGFFMKKKDCVVQAQLGRCIMSLEIRESSTSAIVIRAKGTILHFTIREFALVTGLNFATNKDEFVFDEECPNRIIDQYFDGESFVQKKDLCTAVSDKIWGNYNDEDELKFANLYFFHAFLLSSVDTVSIPRLHFDLVENGSYSDYPWGSVAFEELARSLHKKLKPKGKFYMLLGMPLAIQIWLYECCSNAPRNVASKVDSQILRIFNWKTNSPRPRYETLMGSMFDDTDDKVRKEFNDVHGLGSSRFDQMMNAINENNVQHIYIYSICTFLQLSCYLLFIFYLYFHVLNVKKQAKGSESDQTPTDENVKSTSLHQATTKFVHEFTKNPEGTLASKFRTFILN, encoded by the exons ATGGCACGTATATTGCCCAAATTTGCTCCTCATATAGGATGTCAGACGGTCAATGACATTGAAGACCGTATTAAGACAATGTTGTCGAAGAGTCAGTACAAGATGTTTTGTACTAAAAGTATATTTGGTTTcttcatgaagaagaaagattgtgTCGTCCAAGCCCAGTTAGGGAGATGCATTATGTCACTTGAAATTAGGGAAAGCTCTACAAGTGCCATAGTCATTCGAGCAAAGGGCACAATTCTTCATTTCACTATTAGAGAGTTTGCTTTGGTGACTGGTTTGAATTTTGCTacaaataaggatgaatttgtgTTTGACGAGGAGTGCCCAAATAGAATtattgatcaatattttgatgGTGAGAGCTTTGTACAGAAAAAAGATTTATGTACGGCTGTTTCTGACAAAATTTGGGGGAATTATAATGATGAAGATGAGTTAAAATTTGccaatttgtatttttttcacgCATTCTTACTATCGTCAGTTGATACCGTATCTATTCCACGCCTCCACTTTGATTTGGTTGAGAATGGTAGCTACAGTGATTATCCGTGGGGATCAGTTGCATTTGAAGAATTAGCTAGAAGCTTGCATAAAAAGTTGAAGCCGAAAGGAAAGTTCTATATGCTTCTTGGAATGCCACTGGCCATTCAAATTTGGTTGTATGAGTGTTGTTCAAACGCGCCTCGTAATGTTGCTTCCAAGGTGGATTCTCAAATCCTACGTATTTTTAATTGGAAGACAAATTCTCCTCGTCCAAGATATGAAACTCTTATGGGAAGTATGTTTGATGATACAGATGACAAG gTACGGAAAGAGTTTAATGATGTCCATGGCTTAGGGTCTTCCAGGTTTGATCAGATGATGAATGCAATTAATGAAAATAAcgtacaacatatatacatttatagcATATGTACTTTTTTACAACTAAGTTgttatttactatttattttttatttatactttCATGTTTTAAACGTGAAGAAACAAGCAAAAGGCAGCGAATCTGATCAGACACCAACGGATGAAAATGTTAAGAGTACATCACTCCATCAAGCGACTACAAAGTTTGTTCATGAGTTTACTAAGAATCCTGAAGGCACATTGGCAAGTAAATTCCGTACATTTATACTCAactaa
- the LOC107859827 gene encoding bifunctional nuclease 2 isoform X1, translating to MLAAELRIPTVAGLFTHLPETSRWTASWHCYSSLPKLSYHFSYRNMHFRKSKFMLICCKSSSGRFNWKSNHSDVPDDEDYVEAVVLLSETMRHYKMLMRGFQEETRWNSSSPLVPFSSHPKDRIADASSLGTGFLRRFKNPTIFLKISCDAEYVLPIIVGEYAVEKLIDSLHEEETRDCPDQFLLVRNLLLKCGYEHFQVKMVKITQRVTSTYFARIFFHKAGEKDIISVDARPSDAINVARRCKAPIFVNKQIVLTDATIIGYGMDRSSRIKCTYDVLLDSASDGPDLLSEELGVLRNMNLAVNEERYNDAAMWKDKLMRLREKT from the exons ATGCTCGCCGCTGAGTTGAGAATCCCTACCGTCGCCGGACTTTTTACTCATCTACCAGAAACCAGTCGCTGGACTGCCAGCTGGCACTGTTACTCCTCCCTTCCAAAACTCTCTTACCATTTCTCTTATAGAAATATGCATTTTAGAAAGTCGAAATTCATGCTAATCTGCTGCAAGTCATCAAGCGGAAGGTTTAATTGGAAATCCAATCACAGTGACGTACCCGATGATGAGGATTATGTTGAAGCTGTTGTCCTCCTTTCAG AAACTATGAGGCACTACAAAATGCTTATGCGCGGATTTCAAGAAGAAACAAGGTGGAACTCATCTTCTCCCCTGGTTCCCTTTTCTTCTCACCCCAAGGATCGTATTGCTGATGCATCATCTTTAGGGACTGGATTTCTTCGCCGTTTCAAGAATCCAACTATTTTTCTTAAGATTTCTTGTGATGCGGAATATGTCTTACCAATTATTGTTG GAGAATATGCTGTCGAAAAACTTATAGATTCATTGCATGAGGAGGAGACACGG GATTGCCCCGACCAGTTCCTGCTTGTGAGGAATCTATTGTTGAAATGTGGCTATGAA CATTTCCAGGTTAAAATGGTGAAGATTACGCAAAGAGTGACTAGTACCTATTTTGCCAGAATATTTTTCCACAAG GCAGGGGAAAAAGATATTATTAGTGTGGATGCTCGTCCTTCAGATGCCATTAATGTTGCCAGAAGATGTAAG GCACCGATATTTGTGAATAAGCAAATAGTCTTGACTGATGCAACAATAATAGGTTATGGAATGGACAGATCTAGCAGAATTAAGTGCACTTATGACGTATTACTAGATAG TGCATCAGATGGCCCCGATTTACTTTCTGAAGAACTTGGTGTGTTGAGAAATATGAACTTAGCAGTGAATGAGGAGAGATATAATGATGCAG CTATGTGGAAGGACAAATTGATGAGACTTCGTGAGAAGACATGA
- the LOC107859827 gene encoding bifunctional nuclease 2 isoform X2: MLAAELRIPTVAGLFTHLPETSRWTASWHCYSSLPKLSYHFSYRNMHFRKSKFMLICCKSSSGRFNWKSNHSDVPDDEDYVEAVVLLSETMRHYKMLMRGFQEETRWNSSSPLVPFSSHPKDRIADASSLGTGFLRRFKNPTIFLKISCDAEYVLPIIVGEYAVEKLIDSLHEEETRDCPDQFLLVRNLLLKCGYEVKMVKITQRVTSTYFARIFFHKAGEKDIISVDARPSDAINVARRCKAPIFVNKQIVLTDATIIGYGMDRSSRIKCTYDVLLDSASDGPDLLSEELGVLRNMNLAVNEERYNDAAMWKDKLMRLREKT, from the exons ATGCTCGCCGCTGAGTTGAGAATCCCTACCGTCGCCGGACTTTTTACTCATCTACCAGAAACCAGTCGCTGGACTGCCAGCTGGCACTGTTACTCCTCCCTTCCAAAACTCTCTTACCATTTCTCTTATAGAAATATGCATTTTAGAAAGTCGAAATTCATGCTAATCTGCTGCAAGTCATCAAGCGGAAGGTTTAATTGGAAATCCAATCACAGTGACGTACCCGATGATGAGGATTATGTTGAAGCTGTTGTCCTCCTTTCAG AAACTATGAGGCACTACAAAATGCTTATGCGCGGATTTCAAGAAGAAACAAGGTGGAACTCATCTTCTCCCCTGGTTCCCTTTTCTTCTCACCCCAAGGATCGTATTGCTGATGCATCATCTTTAGGGACTGGATTTCTTCGCCGTTTCAAGAATCCAACTATTTTTCTTAAGATTTCTTGTGATGCGGAATATGTCTTACCAATTATTGTTG GAGAATATGCTGTCGAAAAACTTATAGATTCATTGCATGAGGAGGAGACACGG GATTGCCCCGACCAGTTCCTGCTTGTGAGGAATCTATTGTTGAAATGTGGCTATGAA GTTAAAATGGTGAAGATTACGCAAAGAGTGACTAGTACCTATTTTGCCAGAATATTTTTCCACAAG GCAGGGGAAAAAGATATTATTAGTGTGGATGCTCGTCCTTCAGATGCCATTAATGTTGCCAGAAGATGTAAG GCACCGATATTTGTGAATAAGCAAATAGTCTTGACTGATGCAACAATAATAGGTTATGGAATGGACAGATCTAGCAGAATTAAGTGCACTTATGACGTATTACTAGATAG TGCATCAGATGGCCCCGATTTACTTTCTGAAGAACTTGGTGTGTTGAGAAATATGAACTTAGCAGTGAATGAGGAGAGATATAATGATGCAG CTATGTGGAAGGACAAATTGATGAGACTTCGTGAGAAGACATGA